A window of the Chloroflexus sp. Y-396-1 genome harbors these coding sequences:
- the zwf gene encoding glucose-6-phosphate dehydrogenase — protein MAFLDNPLRAGLRMGRTPEPCTMVIFGASGDLTRRKLVPALYNLARERRLPAGFSVVGFARRDWTDDSFRDLLREAVDANSRSGPVDPELWASFAQGIYYHWGNFDDADAYRRLVERLAAIDRERSTGGNHVFYLATPPEAYPTIIAQLGAHGLARSSGWTRIIIEKPFGHDLTSAQALNAEVLSVFNEDQVYRIDHYLGKETVQNILIFRFANAIFEPIWHRSHIDHVQITVAETIGVEDRGGYYDTSGALRDMIQNHLMQLLCLVAMEPPSVYDADAVRDEKVKVLRAVRPIALHDTVRGQYGPGSANGRPVRGYREEKGVSPTSQTETYVALKLFIDNWRWAGVPFYLRSGKRLPRRVSEIAIQFKAAPTMIFADTPLNDLEPNVLAMKIQPDEGISLKFSSKVPGQPQIRPVTMDFRYGVSFGVTSPEAYERLLLDCMLGDGTLFTRRDEVEASWALLTPILRAWAEGPPQPFPNYEAGSWGPVEADEFIARDGRSWRRL, from the coding sequence ATGGCTTTCCTAGACAACCCACTACGTGCCGGGTTGCGTATGGGCCGAACCCCTGAACCGTGCACAATGGTCATCTTCGGCGCTAGCGGTGATTTGACCAGACGTAAGCTGGTACCTGCCCTGTACAATCTGGCCCGCGAACGTCGTTTACCGGCTGGCTTTTCAGTGGTCGGTTTCGCCCGTCGTGATTGGACCGACGACTCTTTTCGCGATCTCCTTCGCGAAGCCGTCGATGCGAACTCTCGCTCAGGGCCGGTCGATCCGGAATTGTGGGCCAGTTTTGCCCAGGGCATTTATTACCATTGGGGCAATTTTGATGATGCTGATGCGTATCGTCGTCTAGTCGAACGACTGGCGGCAATTGATAGAGAGCGTAGTACCGGTGGTAATCACGTCTTTTATTTGGCTACCCCACCGGAAGCCTACCCAACCATTATTGCCCAATTGGGTGCCCACGGTTTGGCTCGCTCGTCTGGCTGGACGCGCATCATTATTGAAAAGCCATTTGGTCACGATTTGACCAGTGCCCAGGCCCTCAACGCCGAAGTTCTGTCAGTTTTCAATGAAGATCAGGTCTACCGGATCGACCATTATCTCGGCAAAGAGACGGTGCAGAATATCTTGATCTTCCGCTTTGCCAACGCCATCTTTGAACCAATCTGGCATCGGAGTCATATCGATCATGTGCAAATTACCGTTGCCGAAACCATTGGTGTCGAAGATCGCGGTGGCTACTACGACACCTCTGGCGCACTGCGTGATATGATCCAGAATCACCTGATGCAATTGTTGTGTCTGGTGGCGATGGAACCACCATCGGTGTACGACGCCGATGCCGTGCGCGATGAGAAGGTGAAGGTCTTGCGTGCCGTGCGTCCAATTGCGCTCCACGATACTGTGCGTGGTCAGTATGGGCCGGGTAGTGCCAATGGCCGACCGGTGCGCGGTTATCGGGAAGAGAAGGGTGTGTCACCGACGTCGCAGACCGAAACGTATGTGGCGTTGAAACTCTTCATCGACAACTGGCGTTGGGCTGGGGTACCGTTTTACTTACGCAGTGGGAAGCGCTTACCCCGGCGGGTAAGCGAGATTGCCATCCAATTTAAGGCTGCCCCGACGATGATTTTCGCCGATACACCATTGAACGATCTTGAGCCAAATGTCCTGGCGATGAAGATACAACCCGATGAAGGGATTTCGCTCAAATTTAGCTCGAAAGTACCCGGTCAACCTCAGATTCGGCCCGTCACGATGGATTTTCGGTATGGGGTATCGTTTGGCGTAACTTCACCGGAAGCATACGAACGGCTCTTACTCGATTGCATGCTTGGTGATGGCACCCTCTTTACCCGTCGTGATGAAGTCGAGGCGAGCTGGGCATTGTTGACGCCAATCTTGCGGGCATGGGCCGAAGGCCCACCACAGCCGTTCCCAAACTATGAAGCCGGAAGTTGGGGGCCTGTAGAGGCTGATGAGTTTATCGCTCGTGATGGTCGATCCTGGCGGCGATTATGA
- the hypD gene encoding hydrogenase formation protein HypD, with the protein MKYLDEFRDPELARRMFDQIRRITTRPWAIMEVCGGQTHSIIRNGIDQLLPPEIELIHGPGCPVCVTPLEIIDKALAIAARPEVIFCSFGDMLRVPGSRKDLFRVKSEGGDVRVVYSPLDAVKLAQQHPDREVVFFAIGFETTAPANAMAVYQAARLGLKNFSMLVSHVLVPPAISAIMESPSNRVQGFLAAGHVCSVMGTDEYQPLVEKYRVPIVVTGFEPLDVLEGIRRVILQLEQGRAELENAYERAVRPEGNVAAKQMLADVFTVTDRAWRGIGVIPRSGWRLSDRYAAFDAERRFDVSNIQTTESMLCRSGEVLQGRLKPNQCPAFGKECTPRTPLGATMVSSEGACAAYYQYGRFIPTANVGVNG; encoded by the coding sequence ATGAAATATCTTGATGAGTTTCGCGATCCCGAATTGGCTCGACGGATGTTCGACCAGATTCGGCGGATCACGACCCGACCCTGGGCGATCATGGAAGTCTGTGGTGGTCAAACCCACTCTATTATCCGCAACGGGATCGATCAGCTCTTGCCCCCAGAGATCGAGCTGATTCACGGACCCGGCTGTCCGGTCTGTGTGACGCCGCTAGAGATCATTGATAAGGCCTTGGCTATTGCGGCTCGACCTGAAGTCATCTTTTGTTCATTTGGCGATATGTTACGGGTTCCTGGCAGCCGTAAAGACCTCTTTCGCGTAAAGAGTGAAGGCGGTGATGTGCGCGTTGTCTATTCACCACTCGATGCTGTCAAACTTGCTCAGCAACATCCCGACCGTGAAGTAGTTTTCTTTGCCATCGGCTTCGAGACCACTGCACCGGCCAACGCGATGGCGGTCTATCAGGCAGCTCGGCTCGGTCTCAAGAACTTCTCGATGCTGGTTTCACACGTTCTGGTTCCACCAGCCATCAGTGCCATCATGGAATCGCCATCCAACCGTGTACAGGGTTTTCTCGCTGCCGGTCATGTGTGTAGTGTCATGGGTACCGACGAATACCAGCCCCTGGTCGAGAAGTATCGTGTACCGATTGTCGTTACCGGCTTCGAGCCACTCGACGTACTAGAGGGTATCCGGCGCGTGATCCTGCAACTCGAACAGGGCAGAGCTGAACTTGAAAATGCGTATGAGCGAGCTGTGCGGCCGGAAGGTAACGTTGCCGCCAAACAGATGTTGGCTGATGTCTTTACCGTTACCGACCGTGCGTGGCGTGGTATCGGTGTCATTCCACGCAGTGGTTGGCGGTTGAGCGACCGTTATGCCGCATTCGATGCCGAGCGACGATTTGACGTTAGTAACATTCAAACGACTGAGTCGATGTTGTGTCGAAGTGGTGAGGTGTTGCAGGGACGGTTGAAACCGAATCAATGCCCGGCATTCGGGAAGGAATGCACGCCACGAACCCCGCTAGGGGCAACAATGGTTTCAAGTGAGGGCGCCTGTGCAGCGTACTATCAATACGGTCGCTTTATTCCAACGGCGAACGTTGGGGTGAACGGGTAA
- a CDS encoding LCP family protein, with translation MSDITPRRNMSSPSGGVPYTGETRVMRHLNRSSPHHANPNRRRWPIGWILLGLVGSIILVIGLSYWQVRQLAQRIVVSDPRGPTFASPWLGANILVIGVDIRRDRPEEGIRSDTLLLVRFDGMEGWVNLLSIPRDTQVDVPALGASKINAAYAYGYRHAAELYGTGVSPEQAGMAYAADVVSRFLNLEQHGMRVDYVVQIDFDGFAALIDALGGITIDVPRRIVDDNYPTADYGVMQVKFEPGPQRMDGARALIYARTRHADNDFGRTERQQQVVQAIVQEIQRRNWLERIMLLPRLRDALAKTGETPAILTTLPFDQLDSLLAIARLAGSLDPALIGRYRIEPGSVAVQMNGTNLIWDASDVAAMVNRWLTPPGEANEQAHVQVFNGTDVAGLARRTSEKLKTNGFTVLAPTDAPPGDYPRTVVYQVGNTPFTARRLAKLLNAQLIVGRPVGISSEAEIVVILGNDAASDE, from the coding sequence ATGTCAGACATCACACCACGGCGAAACATGTCTTCACCTTCCGGTGGTGTTCCTTATACCGGCGAGACGCGAGTAATGCGTCACCTGAATCGTTCGTCGCCCCATCATGCCAATCCTAACCGACGACGCTGGCCAATCGGCTGGATATTGTTAGGATTGGTTGGTTCGATAATCCTGGTGATTGGTCTGAGTTACTGGCAGGTACGGCAACTGGCGCAGCGGATTGTTGTCAGTGATCCACGTGGCCCGACGTTTGCTTCACCGTGGCTTGGTGCTAACATTCTGGTGATAGGAGTCGATATTCGCCGTGATCGCCCGGAAGAAGGGATACGCAGTGATACGCTGTTGCTCGTGCGGTTTGACGGTATGGAAGGCTGGGTCAACTTACTGTCAATTCCACGAGACACGCAAGTCGATGTACCTGCACTCGGTGCGAGCAAAATCAACGCCGCTTATGCGTACGGGTATCGTCACGCTGCTGAACTCTACGGCACTGGGGTTAGTCCAGAACAGGCAGGTATGGCTTACGCTGCTGATGTGGTCAGCCGTTTTCTCAACCTTGAACAGCACGGTATGCGGGTCGATTATGTGGTACAGATCGATTTTGATGGCTTCGCAGCGCTGATTGATGCGCTTGGTGGCATCACTATCGATGTGCCACGACGCATTGTAGATGACAATTACCCGACTGCCGATTACGGGGTGATGCAGGTAAAGTTTGAACCTGGTCCGCAAAGAATGGATGGAGCGCGAGCATTGATTTATGCTCGTACTCGCCACGCCGATAACGATTTTGGACGCACCGAACGACAGCAACAGGTCGTACAGGCTATCGTGCAGGAGATTCAGCGACGTAACTGGCTAGAGCGCATCATGCTGTTGCCACGCCTGCGTGATGCTCTCGCCAAAACCGGTGAGACTCCGGCTATCCTGACAACGTTGCCGTTTGATCAGCTCGATTCGTTGCTGGCAATAGCACGACTGGCAGGGAGTCTCGACCCGGCACTGATTGGCCGCTATCGGATTGAACCGGGAAGTGTTGCGGTACAAATGAACGGTACAAACTTGATCTGGGACGCTAGCGACGTTGCGGCAATGGTTAACCGTTGGCTGACTCCACCGGGCGAAGCGAACGAACAGGCACACGTACAGGTATTCAACGGCACTGATGTCGCAGGTCTGGCTCGTCGTACCAGCGAAAAGCTCAAGACAAACGGTTTCACGGTTCTTGCACCCACCGATGCACCACCAGGCGACTATCCGCGCACGGTTGTCTATCAGGTTGGGAATACCCCCTTCACCGCCCGTCGCTTGGCCAAATTGCTCAATGCCCAATTGATCGTCGGTCGTCCGGTGGGGATCAGCAGCGAAGCTGAAATCGTAGTAATTCTAGGTAATGATGCTGCGAGTGATGAGTAA
- the gnd gene encoding phosphogluconate dehydrogenase (NAD(+)-dependent, decarboxylating), with the protein MEVGLIGLGRMGANMAIRLRRGGHRVIVYNRTVEKARALAAEHDLIAAEELTDLVAMLTPPRVVWLMLPAGTATDEHLAALTPLLSAGDIVIDGANNNYKASIAHAERLTAQGLRFLDVGVSGGIWGLQVGYCLMVGGDEATFRHVEPLLQTLAPPEGYLLCGPHGAGHFVKMIHNGIEYGMMQAYAEGFEILRQSRYDFDLAKISHLWNQGSVVRSWLLELAERAFSADADLSSIRGYVEDSGEGRWTVQESIDLDVPAPVITLSLQMRFRSRQEDSFSMKVLAALRQQFGGHAVKKVE; encoded by the coding sequence ATGGAAGTAGGTCTGATCGGTCTTGGGCGTATGGGCGCCAACATGGCGATACGTTTGCGACGTGGTGGGCACCGGGTGATCGTGTACAACCGCACCGTTGAAAAAGCACGGGCGTTGGCAGCCGAACACGACCTGATTGCGGCTGAAGAGCTAACCGATCTGGTAGCGATGCTCACCCCGCCACGAGTGGTCTGGTTGATGTTGCCGGCTGGTACGGCTACTGACGAGCATCTGGCCGCTTTGACTCCACTCCTTTCGGCAGGCGACATTGTGATCGATGGCGCCAACAACAACTACAAGGCCAGTATTGCCCATGCTGAACGGTTAACAGCCCAGGGCCTGCGTTTTCTTGATGTCGGCGTGAGTGGAGGCATTTGGGGCTTGCAGGTAGGTTATTGTCTGATGGTCGGTGGTGATGAGGCTACATTCCGTCATGTTGAGCCACTCTTGCAAACACTTGCACCACCGGAAGGCTATCTGCTGTGTGGTCCTCACGGTGCTGGTCATTTCGTAAAGATGATTCACAATGGGATCGAATACGGGATGATGCAGGCCTACGCTGAAGGCTTCGAGATCCTCCGCCAATCGCGATACGATTTCGATCTGGCGAAGATTAGTCATCTCTGGAATCAAGGGAGTGTTGTACGCTCATGGCTTTTAGAGCTGGCCGAACGAGCATTTTCCGCCGATGCTGATTTGTCGAGTATTCGTGGCTACGTTGAAGATAGTGGTGAAGGGCGCTGGACAGTGCAAGAGAGCATTGATCTCGATGTGCCGGCGCCGGTTATTACACTGTCGTTACAGATGCGTTTTCGTTCACGTCAGGAAGATAGTTTCAGTATGAAAGTTCTGGCAGCCCTACGCCAGCAGTTTGGTGGCCACGCAGTAAAAAAAGTGGAGTGA
- a CDS encoding HypC/HybG/HupF family hydrogenase formation chaperone, which yields MCLGIPGRIIEIYDNGLTRMGKVDFNGIIKEVCLAYLPELQVGDYTIVHVGFAITRLDEESARETLALFQSLGVLEEELQPNTEDRHEIS from the coding sequence ATGTGTCTTGGCATACCTGGTCGCATTATCGAAATCTACGACAATGGCCTCACCCGCATGGGCAAGGTCGATTTCAACGGGATCATTAAGGAAGTCTGTCTCGCCTATTTGCCCGAATTGCAAGTTGGTGACTATACCATCGTGCACGTCGGCTTCGCCATCACCCGGCTCGATGAAGAGTCAGCTCGTGAAACGCTTGCCCTCTTCCAATCACTCGGCGTGCTCGAAGAAGAACTCCAGCCCAATACGGAGGATCGCCATGAAATATCTTGA
- a CDS encoding NHL repeat-containing protein — MSAFHPVRWLGAPAPGGLALPAATATPTNLYAPRGVYLDHERLIVVDTGNHRVLIWHGLPTTDHQPADLVLGQPDFYHEGPRAAGRGPTNGFHVPTGVTVAADRLYLADAWHHRVLCWHRIPEQSDTPPDSVIGQDSLFDIEPNRGGAVGPTTLYWPYGVAWIAGWFYIADTGNRRVLGWKGLPEAHQPPDLILGQEDGFQNAENRGGPPTAYSFRWPHAIAGDGKTLYVADAGNHRVLGWTPPPTDDRPADLVLGQADMQSAFEQPHVPQGAQRLRFPYAVTCSADRLLVADTANNRILIWQPLPRIGLGLPANAVYGQPDFAASGENRWQAVAPDSLCWPYGLYAFEQWLAIADSGNNRVIVALHRA, encoded by the coding sequence ATGAGCGCGTTCCATCCTGTGCGCTGGTTGGGTGCGCCAGCACCCGGTGGGCTAGCCCTACCGGCGGCGACGGCTACTCCAACCAATCTCTACGCACCACGCGGTGTTTATCTCGATCACGAACGGTTGATCGTGGTAGATACCGGTAATCATCGCGTGTTGATCTGGCATGGTCTACCTACAACCGATCACCAACCTGCTGATTTGGTGCTTGGTCAACCCGATTTCTATCACGAAGGCCCGCGAGCAGCCGGTCGTGGCCCAACCAACGGGTTTCACGTCCCTACCGGGGTAACGGTAGCCGCAGATCGCTTATACCTTGCCGATGCCTGGCATCATCGTGTATTATGTTGGCATCGGATTCCAGAACAGTCTGACACGCCGCCGGATAGTGTGATTGGTCAGGATTCGCTGTTTGACATCGAGCCAAACCGTGGTGGTGCAGTGGGTCCAACGACGCTCTACTGGCCGTATGGAGTAGCCTGGATCGCGGGGTGGTTTTACATTGCTGATACCGGTAATCGACGGGTGTTGGGATGGAAGGGTCTTCCAGAGGCTCATCAGCCGCCCGATCTGATCCTCGGCCAGGAAGACGGGTTTCAGAACGCTGAGAATCGCGGCGGCCCCCCAACTGCTTACAGCTTTCGCTGGCCGCACGCGATCGCCGGCGATGGCAAAACACTTTATGTCGCCGATGCTGGTAATCATCGCGTGCTGGGTTGGACACCGCCGCCAACTGATGACCGTCCTGCCGATCTGGTCTTGGGGCAGGCTGATATGCAAAGCGCCTTTGAACAACCGCACGTGCCACAGGGCGCCCAGCGCCTGCGTTTCCCTTATGCGGTGACCTGCTCAGCCGACCGATTGCTGGTTGCCGATACCGCAAACAATCGTATCTTGATCTGGCAACCGCTGCCACGAATTGGCCTGGGTCTACCGGCTAACGCCGTTTACGGTCAGCCCGATTTTGCCGCGAGCGGTGAAAATCGCTGGCAGGCTGTTGCGCCAGATTCGCTCTGTTGGCCTTACGGTTTGTACGCCTTCGAGCAATGGCTAGCAATTGCCGATTCGGGTAATAATCGTGTGATCGTTGCCCTCCATCGTGCGTGA
- the pgl gene encoding 6-phosphogluconolactonase — protein sequence MNQPSIQVYEHTDDLYRAAADATARHIRTAIDDRGRALVALSGGSLATRLYPLLAGQPFREQIDWQVVSIVFADERYVPFDNVENNYRATRQTFLDHVPVQSDHVFPVPTYYRDPEQAAMIYQQQVRALLGAHGDQIDVVLLGMGPDGHTASLFPHHPSLKSITADALTVVVPDAPKPPPLRLSLTPAALSTARLVLFVVSGADKAAAVKAALDETGDPLAQPTRLVRPTHGQVIWMLDQAAGGQLR from the coding sequence ATGAACCAACCATCAATTCAGGTGTACGAGCATACCGATGATCTCTACCGGGCAGCCGCTGATGCAACAGCCAGACATATCCGTACCGCAATCGATGACCGTGGGCGGGCACTGGTCGCACTTTCCGGTGGCAGTCTGGCTACACGCCTTTATCCGCTGCTCGCCGGTCAGCCGTTCCGCGAACAGATTGACTGGCAGGTCGTTAGTATCGTATTTGCCGATGAGCGGTACGTACCATTCGATAATGTTGAGAACAACTATCGCGCTACCCGTCAAACGTTCCTTGATCATGTTCCGGTACAGTCGGATCACGTCTTCCCGGTACCAACCTACTATCGTGACCCTGAGCAGGCGGCAATGATCTACCAACAACAGGTGCGGGCACTACTGGGTGCGCATGGCGATCAGATTGATGTGGTGTTGTTGGGGATGGGGCCAGACGGTCATACAGCGTCTCTCTTTCCTCATCATCCATCGCTGAAGTCCATCACGGCTGATGCGTTGACGGTAGTCGTACCTGATGCACCAAAGCCACCTCCGTTACGGCTGAGTTTAACACCGGCCGCCCTCAGTACGGCGCGATTGGTGCTGTTTGTCGTGAGCGGTGCCGATAAGGCGGCAGCGGTGAAGGCAGCACTGGATGAAACGGGAGATCCGCTCGCACAGCCTACCCGTCTGGTCAGACCAACCCATGGACAAGTTATCTGGATGCTTGATCAAGCAGCGGGAGGACAACTACGCTGA
- a CDS encoding NifU family protein, with the protein MTQSHTVADDLESVAARVDAAVAAVAKLEPSAQAVALELKQAIEAFHKLALTTMVRHLKQDPRGKELLLELVADPAVYALLVMHGIVRADPLTRARRVLDNARPYMQSHGGDAELVDVRDGVAYLRLHGSCNGCSLSAFTLRKHVEEVLLREVPEISRLEVLTDQPAPTILRPEAQMSPDETKGWVRGPAVSEVPSGQMMSIPTERGNVLIVNLANRLSAYRNACAHQGRPLDGGMLDPENGTLTCPWHGFCFDVASGECLTAPQAQLEPFPLRVVDGIIWVRPQ; encoded by the coding sequence ATGACCCAATCACACACCGTCGCCGATGACCTCGAATCAGTGGCTGCTCGCGTTGATGCAGCAGTAGCCGCCGTAGCTAAACTAGAACCGTCGGCCCAGGCCGTTGCACTTGAGTTGAAACAGGCCATTGAGGCCTTTCATAAGCTGGCACTCACCACGATGGTGCGCCACCTGAAGCAAGACCCGCGCGGCAAAGAGTTGTTACTGGAATTGGTGGCCGATCCGGCGGTGTATGCGTTGCTGGTGATGCATGGGATTGTGCGTGCCGATCCACTCACTCGCGCTCGACGTGTGCTCGACAATGCTCGGCCGTATATGCAGTCACACGGTGGTGATGCCGAGTTAGTTGATGTTCGGGACGGTGTTGCTTATCTGCGTCTGCATGGATCGTGCAACGGCTGCTCACTATCGGCGTTTACGCTGCGTAAACACGTTGAAGAGGTGTTGTTACGCGAAGTACCAGAGATCAGTCGACTGGAAGTGCTTACCGACCAACCGGCACCCACGATCCTGCGACCTGAGGCGCAAATGTCGCCCGATGAGACAAAAGGCTGGGTACGTGGCCCAGCAGTGTCAGAGGTGCCATCCGGGCAGATGATGAGCATTCCAACCGAGCGTGGGAACGTTCTCATCGTTAATCTTGCCAACCGTCTGAGTGCCTATCGTAACGCATGCGCTCACCAGGGTCGTCCGCTGGATGGTGGAATGCTCGATCCCGAAAACGGCACGCTCACCTGTCCGTGGCACGGCTTCTGTTTTGATGTCGCGAGCGGTGAATGTCTGACGGCGCCCCAGGCCCAGCTTGAACCATTCCCGTTGCGTGTCGTTGATGGTATTATTTGGGTGCGACCACAATGA
- the hypE gene encoding hydrogenase expression/formation protein HypE, which yields MNEPLDVSNWICPAPLRDYPTIVMGHGAGGKLSSELINHLFLPAFGTLHSPLADAAVTEVGNSRIAISTDSFVVRPLFFPGGNIGELAVNGTINDIAMMGARPIALTASFILEEGMPLDQLGIIAESMGRAARQAGVHLIAGDTKVVDRGHGDGVYITTTGFGLIPTGINIGPDQARPGDAIIVSGPIGLHGVAILSVREGIEFGAPVVSDTAALHELVSVMLASGARIHAMRDPTRGGVAAALNEIAHAAGIGVEIVERDIPVPPAVQAACELLGMDPLHIANEGKLIVFVERADAELLLTTMRHHPLGREASLIGYATADHPGVVVARTGIGGTRVVDTLIGEQLPRIC from the coding sequence ATGAACGAACCACTTGACGTGAGCAATTGGATCTGTCCGGCGCCATTACGTGACTACCCCACAATTGTGATGGGGCACGGCGCCGGTGGTAAGCTGTCATCCGAACTGATCAATCATCTCTTTCTGCCTGCTTTTGGCACGCTGCACAGCCCATTAGCCGACGCCGCTGTGACCGAAGTCGGCAACAGCCGGATTGCTATCTCGACTGACAGTTTCGTCGTGCGCCCATTGTTCTTTCCTGGTGGGAATATTGGCGAACTGGCAGTGAACGGAACGATCAACGACATTGCGATGATGGGAGCACGGCCGATAGCCTTGACTGCCAGCTTTATTCTCGAAGAGGGGATGCCGCTCGACCAACTCGGTATTATTGCTGAGAGCATGGGACGCGCTGCCCGGCAAGCCGGTGTTCACCTGATTGCTGGTGATACGAAAGTAGTAGATCGTGGTCATGGAGATGGTGTCTACATTACTACCACCGGCTTTGGTTTAATTCCAACCGGTATCAACATTGGCCCCGACCAAGCCCGTCCTGGCGATGCCATTATCGTCAGTGGACCAATCGGGTTACACGGTGTGGCGATTCTGAGCGTGCGCGAAGGTATTGAATTTGGCGCACCGGTTGTTTCAGATACGGCTGCGCTCCACGAACTGGTTAGCGTTATGCTTGCCAGCGGCGCACGTATTCATGCGATGCGTGATCCAACACGTGGCGGAGTAGCCGCAGCTCTTAATGAGATTGCCCACGCTGCTGGTATTGGCGTTGAGATTGTTGAACGCGATATTCCGGTACCTCCTGCTGTACAGGCAGCCTGTGAATTGCTCGGTATGGATCCGCTGCACATCGCCAATGAAGGGAAATTGATTGTATTTGTAGAGCGAGCTGATGCTGAGCTGTTACTGACCACAATGCGTCATCATCCGCTAGGCCGTGAGGCATCGTTGATTGGTTACGCAACTGCCGACCATCCCGGAGTTGTTGTTGCTCGTACCGGTATTGGTGGTACTCGTGTCGTTGATACGTTGATCGGAGAACAGCTCCCGCGTATCTGTTAG